AAGGCaatgggcaagcctcttaatgtgtagccctgttcacctagcagcacgGGAGcagtacgggatgtaacccgagggtttgtggcctcgctgtcccgTTGTGTTGTTTGTGAGTGGTCGCaatcctacccaaagatcggacAGTATGAGCTTTTGAACTCTTTCCGTAGGTTAacgactggctgggtgaccagcagacgactcACCCACTCgtactcacacactcaccactctcactctctctgcacGATGAACACCAAGGCTGAAAGGTAAATTGACGTGCGAGGAACATAAGGATATTAAAGGCACATTACAAAAAGCTTGAACAGATCGTCGCACTCTTGCTGTTAGTCTTTTTCTAAATGTTATTCGTCCTCGGGGTTCGTTTGTGTGTCTTGATGATTTATGTACTGGGCGTCCACGTGCAGCTGAAGGTCGGCGATGGTGGACGAGTTCCTTGTTTCATGTGTTCTGTATTAGAATAGGAATTAAAAgatttttcttcatgttcttacTTGTACAGAAATTTCAGAgctcttttcccttcattatgACAGCAgaaattttttgttttcacttttttattcttttatgtttgctcttatttatattctttatttaaataggaattagaaaaaaagttcttatgttcttatttgtgCAAAAATTTCAGAGTTCTTTTCGTTTCATTATTACAGTAgaaatttttgtgttttcattctttttatttatttttgtttgtttttattaatttatattctttatttaaatAGGAATGCAAAGGTTCTCTTCATGTTTTTACTTGTACAGATATTCTAGAGTTCTTTCCGCTTCTTATTACAATAGAAATTTGGAAGTGTTTTCCACTCAGGATTAGATTAGAATTTGAAAGTTCTCTTCGCTTTCTTAAGTCGGAATTCGAAGTAATTATATTACTTAGGAGCACATGCCGGCTTTAGATGGCCATTATCGCCACAGATAAAACAAATCCGCTAAATTTTGTCATCTGAAAGTTCACTGAAGGCAGTTTATTGCCTGAAGAATACTTGCCTTTCTTATAGAGCTGAAACTTTTATGAGGCTTGACAGGAAAGAAATGTTATTTTGACGACAAAGAAAGCAGAGCAACTAGTGAACAGAAGGACATGATTGGCTTACGAATGAAAAATTAAGGGAATTTCTTGTCAcgaaaacactctctctctctctctctctctctctctctctctctctctctctctctctctctctctctctctctctctctctctctctctctctctctctctctctctctctctctctctctctctctctctctctctctctctctctctctctctctctctctctctctctctctctctctctcattggcaaCGCATTGTATAGAAATTGAAAGTTCGTAATGACACGAATTCTTTGTGTAATAATATGCGAGTGATGGTCACTAACTTACAATATACAACCTAaccccttttatttccttcagattcacacacacacacacacacacacacacacacacacacacacacacacacacacacacacacacacacacacacacacacacacacacacacacacacacacacagacacacagacagacacacacacagacagacacacacacacagacagacagacacacacacacacacacacacacacacacacacacacacacacacacacacacacacacacacacacacacatacacacagacagacacacacacacagacagacagacagacagacagacagacagacagacacacagacagacagacagacagacagacagacagacacacacacagacaaacagacagacagacacacacacacacacacacacacacacacacacacacacacacacacacacacacacacacacacacagacagacagacacagacagacagacagacagacagacagacagacagacagacagacagtcacacagacacacacacacagacagtcacacagacagacagacacacacacacagacagacagacagacagacagacagacagacacacacacacacacacacacacacacacacacacacacacacacacacacacacacacacacagaaaagggcgtgcagggtcattcTTGGCCCTGCAGACACCACCTATGACAGACAGCCCTGAcacaccctgagtctgtccagataTCCActcaggcaccgagaggctctggagacaGTTTGGgagactactgcatcatccgcgtctcagaaacatgctgccgcccgacgcacctcgccctgtccgtgccacacagacacacacacacaaacatacacacccCTGAAGGCGCACGCGCAcagaccggtacagactcagtgcgattcccacacatggtgcgagccatcaatcacatagtatttccctcctagattagacttacctttaggattaatgttaagtttttccccatcccctatgtacattttcagtttgtcaactgcctaaataataaaccgtttattattattattattattattattattacacacacacacacacacacacacagacacacacacacacacacacagcacacacacacagacacaccacacacacacacacacacacacacacacacacaccacacacacacacacagacacacacacacacacagacacacacacacacacagacacacagacagacacacagacagacacacacacacacacacacacacacacacacacacacacacacacacacacacacacacacaagacacacacacacacacacacacacacacacacacacacacacacacacacacacacacacacacacacacacacagacacacaacacacacacacacacacacacacacacacacagacagacacagacacacacagacagacacacacacagacagacacacacacacacagacagatagacacacacacacacacacacacacacacacacacacacacacacacacacacacacacacacacacacacacacacacatacagacacagacagacagacagacagacacacacacacacacacacacacacacacacacacacacacacacacacacacacacacacacacacacacacacacacacacacagacacacacacacacacacacacacacacacacacacacagacagacagacagacagacagacacacatacacacacacacacacacacacacacacacacacacacacacacacacacacacacacacacacacacagacagacagacacacacacacacacacacacacacacacacacacacacacacacacacacacacacacacacacacacacacacacacacacacacacacacagacagacagacagacagacagacagacagacagacacacacacacacacacagagagagagacagacagacagacagacagacagacagacagacacacacacacacacacacacacacacacacacacacacacacacacacacacacacacacacacacacacacacacacacacacacacatacagacagacagacagacagacagacagacagacagacagacagacacacacacacacacacacacacacacacacacacacacacacacacacacacacacacacacacacacacacacacacacacacacacacacacacacagacaggacagacagacagacagacagacagacagacagacagacagacagacagacagacagacagacagacagacagacacacacacacacacacacacacacacacacacacacacacacacacacacacacacacacacacacacacacacacacacacacacacacacagacagacagacacacacacacacacacacacacacacacacacacacacacacacacacacacacagacacacacagacagacagacagacagacagacagacagacacagacagacagacagacagacacacacacacagacacacacacacacacacacacacacacacacacacacacacacacacacacacacacacacacacacacacacacacacacacacagacacacacatacacacagagagacacacacacacacacacacacacacacacacacagacagacacacacacacacacacacacacagacagacacacacacacacacacacagacacacacacacacacagacagacacacacacagacagacacacagacagacacacacacacacacacacacacacacacacacacacacacacacacacacacacacacacacagacagacagacagacagacagacagacagacacacacacacacacacagagagagagacagacagacagacagacagacagacacacacacacacacacatacaaaacacacacacacacacacacacacacacacacacacacacacacacacacacacacacacacacacacacacacacacacacacacacacaccttcttcaGGGTCTCTCATTACTCGTATTTATTCACACCCAAATTCCTGTCAGCTTTGGGTCATTTAAAGTCACTTGGGATGTAATTCTCACAAGATCGATTcggaggaagaaaacttttaCTCCCATGAGCGACAAGGTAAAggcggtggtggtcgtggtgatggttgtgtttcggaaagaaaagtaaagattcCTCAGGTAATCCGGCGCTGAAACGTTGTGGGAAAAGTGGacgaagaaaaattgaaaagaaagataaaaagggaggagggagaggaagaggagaacgaataagaagaaaaagaaggaaaaaagtgaaagaaaaacaggacaaggagaaaggggaaggaaggaagaaaggaaaaaaagagtaagaggaagacgaaaaggatGAGGCTGTGGTGAATAAggtaaaagatgaaagaagagaagaggaagaattatgTAGATGATATCAGCCaccccctaaacacacacacacacacacacacacacacacacacacactaagaataTTAACATAATCCTGAGCACAAACTCTCCCTCCATTTAGTTGTCTTTGATTCCCACATCCTTGGCGGCTCGCGTTCCCGAAGCACGGCGTCTATCTTTCATCCATCAGCCTAATAGATTGTTGAGACCTCCGGGATGACACTTAATTATCTGCGTGGAGGGAGGAGTGGCTGGCCTTATACCAAACCTGTGATGTCACTCTTGTGCAACCCTTTAGTCCTCGTTCAGCCCTCCATGCACCTTCTAACACTCAGAAGTGGCTTGCTTAAATCTGAGCGTGTTTGAATCACAAGCATCTGAACGAGAGATGAAATGCCCTGCTTAGAATTCTGCTGTGTTCTGATTGGCTATTTACCCTTCATGTGGTGACCGCTGCGTATAGCTCTTTACCCCCAGCGTCCCCAACTGTTTCTGCCACTATGACCACTGTCGCTCTTTCTGGTGCCCCTTactcaccaccgacgtgaataCTActgctggagagagaaaaaaaaaaaaaaataggaaagcaTCGCCTTTCTCACGTTATTGGTTGGAAGTGGACGCGTTctatgaaataatgaaataaaaaatattgcgcgcgacacacacacacacacacacacacacacacacagcaagaacgagagcgagagagcgagcatacagtggaagggagggagtcggggttgaggaagtgaaaaaaaaaaagaaaaggtaggaaagaaaatgCTCTTCCGTCCACCATCAAAGTCTGCCTGAAATTGAATCGCCGAAGAGCGTTTTGAAGTGTCAGTAAGTCTATTGGGGCGGACCACTGATTGACGGGGAGCTCGGAGGCCGCCAGCTGATGGGCAGAAGCTGTGGCGAACCCCATCAATTACCCGGGGATGGACTGCAAATCACTCGTGTATACAAGCTGGGTAATTATCAAGGCAAAGCGACTGATTATATTCATGTGCTCTTGTGGTAGAAGAGAGGATTGGTAGATAGCTAGGTGgctaaatagatagatggatggatagatggttAAGTAAATATGTGGAAGAGATGactgatagataggtaggtagatggttagatatatagatagataaatagatggataaacagataggTGGAAGAGATGGTGATTGGTAGGTAGTTAGATAGATGGACGGATAAATAGATGTGGACGAAGAAATGATTGATGGCTTGGTAGatggttagatagatagacagattttGGATGCTTTGTACCTCTCTTTTACGACTGGCTCTCTGTGGGATTTTTTTCGCTCTTTGTTGTCCttagccagtgcccctcttacattaaaaaaaaaaatagatagatggatggatgggtggataggtaCAGGTAGATTGATTTATTAACACAAGCAGCTaaagatgaacaaaataaaatgttgatcgtgtggatggataaatggatatactggtagataaatagattgaatTAATAAcacgacaacaacaaagatggagaaaaaaaaaatgacgaaaggggaaaaaaagaggtcgAAGGATAATGAACAGAGGTGCGTACAAGGTAGCATGTAATTTGAATCTATATCTTGAGTTTGAGATAATCAAAGTCAAAGAGGACTGTGTATCAAAAAGGGAAAGCCCCCACTGTTATATTTCTTGTGTATTAAatcgtttctttttccatagAGATAAGTAGATCCTTGTATTTTaatctttcactttcattcgaGACAATTATCACCAACATATGCAATGTATGAACTCTTATAAGCGTGTGTAAGAAAGTTATTggtgaaaagaatagattttgcaatttctatccagtttaaagattggatgtggtAGAAGTAGAGATGcttcagagtgattggtaattagggaaaggtgtaccaagtggcagccAAAGGGTTAAATTAGTCATGTTTTTCGAAATGGTAAAAGTTTATTAATTCATTGTGGTCGTAGTTTGGTAACATTCAGAGCAGTATAAAAATGTAATTTCTATGTATGTATAGAGTAAAAGATATTGTATTTTCTAGGGTACAGTAAAATTTAACATGCTTTAGTATGGAAATATCTGAGAAGCTACAAAAAAGATCTgtggagaaagtggaagagttaaCGGATCAGTGCGTAAAAATTTGTATAAGCGGCAATTATGACTTCCAGGAGAATTGTCTTTATTTAGTCAATCATAACCACTTCACACTTGATACAACGCTAGAAATACGTAAATATCGTTACCTACACGCTATCGATTTCATCATGCACTGCGTTATGGTACAAACTGAAGATATGTCGATATGTCACATGAGCAGTCTGATTGTTTGGTTTAGAAAGCGTATAGCCATAAGAAGGAAAGCATCAGGACTGCAGTGCGTGAGATACCATGGTTATCTTGATCTGAGTCGAGTTGTTCAGGTCAAGTGGCCCATTCCTGGTTTTCCGTCCAACTCGCTGTTTTGTATCCGCGCTTCCAGAGTTTTATTTACAGATATTTTATGGTTTATCTTTCTAtactcttctctcattcctgatctctttgttcttttccttttcatttcttctatgTTGTgtattacttctctcttctttcttagaTTTGTTTCTGACTGGAGGCAATGTGACAACgtgaactaaaaataaaaatttaaaaaatttatCACCTTCacggagaggtgagaggaaggcagCAGCCTCAAGGAGAGAGGAATAGTATACTCTCCTTTCTACAAACTCTTTTGACGCTTCACAGTCACTGCAGAGCTGCGGGAACGCTAACGCCATCAATGAGAGAGCCGTGAGTGTGAGGACGCCCCGAACCTTTGCCGTGGTCCAGAGTCTACCGGTGTGAGAATTCAGTCATGTAAGGAATGAGACCCTTAAGCATTCAAGAGCGGCGATGTTATTCACCTCAAAGTAAAAGAACTTTCCTGAACATCTTCGAAGATTGTTGACTTCTTCGTGCTTTGGCAAAATTTTGAAATAATGCTTTATTCATAAAAGGGAGAATTtatatggtgatgatgaaagtggaaaaaaaaaacggtgctAAATTTATGTAAAATGAAAAGTTTAAAGTAAGATTTAAAACCTTAAAAACTTTTATTTCCACACCATAAATGTTTGAGTAATTACATATCATTTTAACGGTACTGAGTAGTcgtaaaaaaattttttttaaatgtgctATTTTGATACAGGTGTTAATTTTGAGTATCGGCGACATGGTCATGAAGCAATGGGTCAAATTGTCACGTAAACATTCTCCTTCCCATTCACAGTGTGGAGGAAACAAGCACCCCTAAATGCATCTAAATAAGTGATACAGTGATATACCCAAGTTTCTTCAGGGAATGGGTTGTTTAATAAAATCTGACTCGAGCCTCGCCCTTGAACTTCGTGTTGCTTGGCTGGTGGCCGCCCTTCCCCCTGAGTCACCTGTTCCCGCGCCTCTCATTCCCAACAAGTCAGTCTCCTTGTTTGGTGGCGGGCGGCTGTGTTTTGGCGAGAAGCAGCACCTGCCAGGCCCCAGGGAGATGCGCCCCTGTGCCGCCTCGCGTGTGCCGACTCGCTGACCGGGTTTCCCTCTCATTATCTCGACGCGCTTTTGAATAGAAACACGAAAGCGATGGGGAAGAAGAATATTAGCACAGGGGAAACTGCGGGGTTATCATGTTTGCTTATTGAACGTCTTTCAAATTAGTACGCCTTTCACTAATATCCGGTATTCTGTTCTGTTCCTTATCCCTTAAAGGTCCATTGCTTCTTTTGTAAGGAAATACTCTctggaaaaaataatcaataaataaaagagaaataaatatatgaaatctTATCTAGAGGCTGCAGCGAACACCACCTCAACGTTGCTGCTATTATTCCTTCATAAAGTTCGTAATATTTCCTCTCAGTGTAGacgagtgaaaggaaggaaaggaacgcatcccccttcccctcctcccctccttccctcctaccaaTTCCGAAGATTCCCAACAGTCAGCCTCCATCAATTCCCGTCAATTTGTGTCGATGGAAATAACTATTCCCAAAAGTTTTGCGCATTGTTTTCTGTACCAATAGAAcgtttttttctgtcattcacCGACTCGGAGTTTCAATAAGAAGTTCAAATCTTTGGCTGATTGGTACGGCGACATCCATTACgggccgggaggaggagggcgagggcaGACGCTTTCCAAAATGGTTCGTCTTTGGTACTGCAGACTTCGctcacctttctcttcttctaggCTGACCACTTTTCTACTGTTGCTCCATACCAGCGAGGACTTGTATAGTGTTGACCTATATGTATAGTCCTGTTGTACTATTCACATTACATTCATCATTTTATTCtccaaagaaggaaaaaatactgaaatgcgttgttttcgcttttcttttctcgtgCGCATTCTTATGGCTCATGTCGCTCTCCCTGGATTTCATTGATTCCTCCGGTTTTATATTGAGGACATAATAACACCGGGAATCTGCTGGTCGCTTTCTGACGCAGCTGGACGCCTGCACCGCCTCTCTCCCATAGGTGCTACTCAGATTCTAACAAAGCCACTCTCTAAAGGCACCAGCAGCTCTACAATACAGCGTTTATACAGGGGTTTATAAAGTCTTTGTCACTGGATCATATCTTATTAGACCGGGATAGCCAACATTTCACATAAGTTCAGAAATTCGTCAGGAGACCTCAAAGCCTCATACGAAATTATAACGTTAGCAAAGTTGCCCCCTTATTAAACTACCTGATTATACCAAGAGCTTCAGGAATTTTGTCTAGCAAGAATTCCTTTAAGTAACGTTTGTGTTCACACGATACGTACAAAATGAGAACTGTGCGTCTCTGCGTCCCTTGAAAGACTTGATTGTTGTCACCACGCCAGTGTTTTCACCATCTTTAAGCAGTTCCTAGCCTTGAACTCTGAGAAAACATTGCTCTCTTGAAGGAGACTGATATGTATTTATTGCTGACGCggatctcacacacacacacacacacacacacacacacacacacacacggtcctaCGCTGATGTTGATTTGATTGAACCATCTTGTTGTTTTCATCTTAGAAAcactctctctcatatatatatatatatatatatatatatatatatatatatatatatatatatatatatatatatatatatatatatatatatatatatatatatatatatatatatatatatatataatagtcaCACACATACTTATGTATATGGTGCAATACTACAGTTTTCTTCAATTGTATTAGAAAACGTAATTTTTTAAAGGGTACAAATATAACTTGGACTGCTGAGAAACCTGTGCAGATACGAACAACATtattacaattctctctctctctctctctctctctctctctctctctctctctctctctctctctctctctctctctctctctctctctctctctctctctctctctctctctctctctctctctctctctctctctctctctctctctctctcaaattccttTTCATACTCGTTGCCACACGTTCttatctgcctgtttgtcttttctttctccattgctttgttttccttttctaacAAGGTAGACCCATTGCTTGCTTGAGTCATTATTATCCACGATATAGAtgttttttatccattttcctCCATATTTTAAGCTCTCAAGTATCTGCCTATTCCAAAATCTTTTTGTACTTTGTTTATCATGTTCACTTTGGCGTTATTTTTTATCACTCAACCAAAGAAATATTACTGTCTGGATATCTGCCTTCTTCATTCTCCACAAAACTAACAACAAACTatgtttttcattatataaaaaGTGGTAGCAAGATTATCATAATTCTTACATAAATTTGTACATTGTGCTGTGTGGGAGTACCAAAGAGGAAGTTGTTAAATGTAGTGGAAGTGAAGTGTTTGAGAAGTATGTGCAGAGTAACTTGGAGTGACAGGATAAAAAAATGAGGTTAATAGaataattttaatgttttgagagTTGGCAGGGTAGGCAGATCAGTGTGTCTTAAGATGATTTGGGCATGTGAAGAGAATGGAGGGCAGTACACTagtaaagagaataatgtcagatgtgtgtggtggaggatcGAGAGGAAGGTCATACTTGGAGTGGGTGAGTTGTGTGAAGAGAGCaatgaacaaagagagagagagagagagagagagagagagagagagagagagagagagagagagagagagagagagagagagagagagagagagagagagagaggtgtacaAGCAAGATCAAATGTGCATGATGGAGGTGAATGGAGAGTGACACTGGTGAATCCATGAAAGGGCACCCAAGGGCCCTCCATATAAATGGGGCCCATTGGCATGTGGGGAACTCAGTTGGAAATATCCAGCATCTGCTGTGTTCTCAGTATTGAAGTAGGTGTGGGATAGGGGGACAGTCTCATTATGAATGGGAAGGGTAAACCAGTGTATGCTGTCAAGTCactgtggatgtgtgtggccaATTGTGCTGTGCCTGGACTCTTGCGTATAGTAGTGGTCCATAAGACTGTCCTTTTCCACTGGGAGCTAATGGGTGAGTGTGAAtgtggtgccttgtcttggcCACCACATgcgggattgctggcctggtatataaataaacagatagatggaaGAAAGTAGGTAATACCTATAGAAGCTGTAAAACATATTTAGCAAATTCATGTTTGTTATCGTATAAGCATAATTTCTAATAGAAAAACTCTTAGAATATTTGTGGTAATATCATATTCATTACACCACCTTCAAACAACTTAATGTATATGTAAAAAGGATGTTCAAATTATAGTGTAGGTTTATTTCACCCTCCAAAATTCACACAGCACATCATCTAATCATCATCACATCATTTAATATGAGTAAAATATCTTACATGTAGTATTACATAGCATTATGAATAACACAGCCAAAAACATTCTTAGGAATACCTGCCTGACTGCAGACACTTGTATCTTATTGATAAATTCATCTAATTTTATATTCTAAGTTACATTTCAGCTTCATACAAAAGTAAGAACAGAGAACCATGACAATTTTCTGCATGCATTAAAAATTTGTTCTTCGACTTTTGGAAAATATAGAGTACATATTTCATATTCTCAATTTCATAATAACAAGTAGTTGAAATTAATTTATTAAACATGTTGTAGCTGTATTCCTACGGAGACTGGTATGTATACTTCACCACCACAGTGCCATGTCAACAGTGCCAGCATGGTGTTAGTTACAATTTCACCTCAGCCTATGTACAAACACAAAATTCACACCAATGCTCAGCTGCCAAATACCAGGATGATATCTGCCTTTACTCCTTGCTCTTGACGATGAGAGGTCCAACGTTGTCCCCACAGGCATTGTTGTGCTGGTTGTGGCTGCCATCACAGTAAGGGAACTGTTGAAGAAAAACATCTCCTGAGGAACAAGTCACTAAGGAATCAACAATAACCCAAACAATAAAGTAAGTCACCTTGTAGTATCTGAAAATTCCACTGTGTTGTCAGGTTAATCTGTTCATTCAGGTGAGGTATGAATAATCTGAACAATTTCATAAGTCACTACTTCTAGCACTCTATCACTATCATGCTTGAAGTCAagttcatccactcatccagaTATGGGAGCATAAGATCAAAGCCCAGCAACTGAACTTAACTATTTGAGTTCTAGGGATACTATGATAAatgtgtgatggtgatgatgggaaCATGGGCTGAAGAGCGGGAATACAAATATAAAGTTTTCACTCATCAGCTCATGTTCTCGTAACCACTACTACATTCATTAGCCTATACAACCACCACATCTCTCATCTTTTGCCTCTCACCTTGGAGCTTCGCCAGCAGCGGCAGAACACCGCCTTGTTGCCCAGGTCCTCAATGTCCACCGAGTCCACCACCTTGGATTCCCCCTTGCGGATGGATGGGTTCACAGGTGTGCCAAACTAGAGAAGAGTTGAAAATTAGGATAGATAAAATCTTTTATGAAATGCACATATGTTAAAGCACAGAGGTGACATACTAGTACTGTACTTCTAATGTTTCTTGCAGTTACCCAGTCTGCTTGTCATTTGCCATAAACATCATCTTTATCAGCTCTAAAAATTACCTAAAATCTCGTAGCTTTTCCAGGTTGACGAACCTGGAAACCTTGCACTACTTAAACTTAACATCAAAAATACTACATGCATAGAAGTTACTTTATATGGTCTGTAATTAGAAGCACTTTAACACTGTTTCTTCTTAGTCATACTcgttaagaaaggaaaaattattcacagTCATCCTCACATTGACTAACCTGCTTGTCAAAG
The Scylla paramamosain isolate STU-SP2022 chromosome 35, ASM3559412v1, whole genome shotgun sequence DNA segment above includes these coding regions:
- the LOC135090679 gene encoding CDGSH iron-sulfur domain-containing protein 1-like isoform X1, with protein sequence MEFYKNLKASDWAALLPLGVTCVAVGFGAKILFDKQFGTPVNPSIRKGESKVVDSVDIEDLGNKAVFCRCWRSSKFPYCDGSHNQHNNACGDNVGPLIVKSKE
- the LOC135090679 gene encoding CDGSH iron-sulfur domain-containing protein 1-like isoform X2; protein product: MIEHLTASDWAALLPLGVTCVAVGFGAKILFDKQFGTPVNPSIRKGESKVVDSVDIEDLGNKAVFCRCWRSSKFPYCDGSHNQHNNACGDNVGPLIVKSKE